One window of the Actinomyces wuliandei genome contains the following:
- a CDS encoding OmpA family protein — protein MTHRSPVRRSAALACALLTAVSLTACSLTAGGPSSGDSSGNGTTSGAGAATREPDGTAGSSGSSEGPASPTPGGDNAVPGYALGEIPPVPMFTLPDLSLLTESSDVFTPDLTQEVASVPGVSVGPARCEEPGVLASGSGHTVLGGDGSAVTSSEGSSTTNNGDGSGTYSDPTVTITNNGDGSGTYSDPTATITSNGDGSGTYSDPTLSVTVNGDGSGTYSDPTVTITSNGDGSGTYSDPTVTITNNGDGSGTYSDPTLSITNSGDGTALVSGPIETLTVDADPLPQVGKVGSFPSIDAIQPVTSCGTLITLEDSVLFDFGSSEVRDDASQTLGSLATVLTGSGAPAIQVHGHTDSVSDEAFNQTLSEERAQAVVEELTSQGVTASMEATGYGETQPVAPNENEDGSDNPSGRQLNRRVEVFIPTF, from the coding sequence ATGACACATCGCTCCCCTGTACGGCGCTCGGCAGCCCTGGCTTGTGCGCTCCTGACCGCCGTCTCCCTCACTGCCTGCTCGTTGACTGCTGGCGGACCCTCCAGTGGCGACTCCTCCGGCAACGGCACAACCTCCGGCGCCGGGGCAGCGACCCGGGAGCCGGACGGCACAGCGGGCTCCTCGGGGTCCTCGGAAGGTCCGGCCTCGCCCACGCCTGGAGGGGACAACGCAGTGCCTGGATACGCGCTGGGGGAGATCCCGCCCGTCCCCATGTTCACGCTGCCCGACCTCAGCCTGCTCACCGAGTCCTCTGACGTGTTCACCCCCGACCTGACCCAGGAGGTCGCCTCAGTCCCCGGGGTGAGTGTGGGGCCTGCCCGCTGCGAGGAACCGGGCGTGCTGGCCTCGGGCTCGGGGCACACCGTGCTGGGTGGTGACGGCTCCGCAGTCACCTCCTCCGAGGGCTCCTCCACGACCAACAACGGTGACGGGTCGGGCACGTACTCTGACCCCACAGTGACGATCACCAACAACGGTGACGGGTCGGGCACGTACTCTGACCCCACGGCGACGATCACCAGCAACGGTGACGGGTCGGGGACCTACTCCGACCCCACCCTGTCCGTGACGGTCAACGGTGACGGGTCGGGCACGTACTCTGACCCCACAGTGACGATCACCAGCAACGGTGACGGGTCGGGCACGTACTCTGACCCCACAGTGACGATCACCAACAACGGTGACGGCTCAGGGACCTACTCCGACCCCACCCTGTCCATCACCAACAGCGGCGACGGGACCGCCCTGGTCAGCGGTCCCATCGAGACCCTGACCGTGGACGCCGACCCGCTGCCGCAGGTGGGCAAGGTCGGCTCCTTCCCCTCCATCGACGCCATCCAGCCGGTGACCTCCTGCGGGACGCTCATCACCCTGGAGGACAGCGTGCTCTTTGACTTCGGCTCCTCCGAGGTCCGCGACGACGCCTCCCAGACCCTGGGCAGCCTGGCCACGGTGCTGACCGGCTCGGGCGCCCCGGCCATCCAGGTCCACGGCCACACCGACTCCGTGTCTGACGAGGCCTTCAACCAGACCCTGTCCGAGGAGCGGGCCCAGGCTGTCGTCGAGGAGCTGACCAGCCAGGGTGTGACCGCCTCCATGGAGGCCACCGGCTACGGAGAGACCCAGCCGGTCGCGCCCAACGAGAACGAGGACGGCTCGGACAACCCGTCGGGGCGTCAGCTCAACCGCCGCGTGGAGGTCTTCATCCCCACCTTCTGA
- a CDS encoding DUF3060 domain-containing protein, translating into MNLVTRFRPVLAAGAAAAAVALSLGACSVSVSSPGGGDDSPHSSQPAQEDAGAEAAQSSESVETATEVSPRSAEAEESRQDPASQASEVQVRSSAEASEQEGTDATPGAREVGEEAETGLGSSDRPGASATITDSDWLFEEEFIDKTQGCNNGPLLINQGNDGVRVEGDCTTLTVTGSNATAIAEYADTVMVNGSNIKVYIRDVNRVVVSGGNNTVVWAGSTPTVEDTGSNTEARPTEND; encoded by the coding sequence GTGAACCTTGTGACCCGTTTCCGTCCTGTCCTGGCTGCTGGCGCCGCTGCGGCCGCTGTGGCCCTGAGCCTGGGGGCCTGCTCAGTCTCCGTGTCCTCACCGGGAGGGGGTGACGACTCCCCGCACTCCTCCCAGCCTGCCCAGGAAGATGCGGGCGCTGAGGCTGCGCAGAGCAGCGAGAGCGTTGAGACCGCTACCGAGGTCTCCCCTCGTTCTGCCGAGGCTGAGGAGTCTCGGCAGGACCCGGCGTCCCAGGCCTCTGAGGTCCAGGTGCGCAGCAGTGCGGAGGCGTCTGAGCAGGAGGGGACTGACGCGACGCCCGGTGCCCGGGAGGTCGGGGAGGAGGCAGAGACGGGCTTGGGTTCCTCGGACCGCCCAGGCGCCTCGGCGACCATTACCGACTCGGACTGGTTGTTTGAGGAGGAGTTCATTGACAAGACGCAGGGGTGCAACAACGGCCCGCTGCTCATCAACCAGGGCAATGACGGGGTGCGTGTCGAGGGCGACTGCACCACCCTGACTGTCACCGGGTCGAATGCGACGGCGATTGCCGAGTACGCCGACACGGTCATGGTCAACGGCAGCAACATCAAGGTCTACATTCGTGACGTCAACCGGGTGGTCGTCAGCGGCGGCAACAACACCGTGGTGTGGGCTGGCAGTACCCCGACGGTCGAGGACACCGGATCCAACACGGAGGCACGCCCCACGGAGAACGACTGA
- a CDS encoding DNA polymerase III subunit delta': MSVWGEVVGQEAAVGVLSAAAQAARVLAQRREDTAGPAAPGRPGGWGGSGAGGPGAGDSAMAHAWLVTGPPGSGRSNAARAFAASLQCTGSAPGCGRCKPCRDVMAGSHPDVVRVATERLIITMEEVKTLVGEAQRRPWTGRWRVILVEDADRMAERTTNVLLKSVEEPPPQTVWLLCTPSADDVLPTIRSRCRLVTLRVPPTQAVAELLVRRDGADPDLAQRAARASQSHIGLARHLATDPGAWQRRHRLLMAPVSLRSVGDAVLAAASLVEAAETEAKEATAERDAREKAELTRALGLEEGGKVPPSLRAQLRQLEEDQKRRARRSRTDVLDRAMTDLLSFYRDVLATQLGSDVERVNIDLADTVDQVARTTGAPQSLARIAAIEECRTRLRSSAAPLLAVEALMVQLRPQA, from the coding sequence ATGAGCGTGTGGGGCGAGGTGGTCGGCCAGGAGGCGGCGGTGGGTGTCCTGTCCGCAGCCGCCCAGGCGGCCCGTGTCCTCGCCCAGCGACGCGAGGACACGGCGGGCCCGGCGGCCCCCGGCCGCCCGGGTGGCTGGGGCGGCTCCGGTGCTGGCGGCCCGGGCGCGGGCGACTCAGCCATGGCCCACGCGTGGCTGGTGACCGGGCCGCCCGGCTCGGGGCGCTCCAACGCGGCGCGGGCCTTTGCCGCCTCCCTCCAGTGCACGGGGTCGGCCCCTGGGTGTGGGCGGTGCAAGCCTTGCCGTGACGTCATGGCGGGGTCGCACCCCGACGTGGTGCGCGTGGCCACGGAGAGGCTCATCATCACCATGGAGGAGGTCAAGACTCTCGTCGGAGAGGCTCAGCGCCGCCCCTGGACCGGGCGCTGGCGGGTCATCCTGGTGGAGGACGCGGACCGTATGGCGGAGCGCACCACCAACGTGCTGCTGAAGTCCGTCGAGGAGCCCCCGCCGCAGACCGTGTGGCTCCTGTGCACGCCCAGCGCCGACGACGTCCTGCCCACCATCCGCTCCCGCTGTCGGCTGGTGACCCTGCGGGTCCCCCCCACCCAGGCGGTCGCCGAGCTCCTCGTGCGCCGCGACGGTGCCGACCCCGACCTGGCGCAGCGGGCGGCGCGGGCCAGCCAGTCCCACATCGGGCTGGCCCGCCACCTGGCCACGGACCCCGGCGCGTGGCAGCGCCGACACCGGCTGCTCATGGCGCCGGTGTCGCTGCGCAGCGTCGGCGACGCGGTCCTGGCAGCCGCCTCCCTGGTGGAGGCGGCTGAGACAGAGGCCAAGGAGGCCACGGCGGAGCGTGACGCCCGGGAGAAGGCGGAGCTCACCCGTGCCCTGGGCCTGGAGGAGGGCGGGAAGGTCCCGCCCTCCCTGCGGGCCCAGCTGCGTCAGCTGGAGGAGGACCAGAAGCGCCGCGCCCGTCGGTCCCGTACCGACGTGCTGGACCGGGCCATGACCGACCTGCTGTCCTTCTACCGCGACGTGCTCGCCACCCAGCTGGGCAGCGACGTGGAGCGTGTCAACATCGACCTGGCGGACACGGTGGACCAGGTGGCCCGCACCACCGGCGCCCCGCAGTCCCTGGCGCGGATCGCCGCCATTGAGGAGTGCCGCACCCGCCTGCGCTCCAGCGCCGCCCCGCTGCTGGCGGTGGAGGCCCTCATGGTCCAGCTGCGCCCCCAGGCCTGA
- a CDS encoding response regulator transcription factor, whose product MSAPTPVPSAPQSVASATSAAPTAPTATVLLVDDESAIRRSLGPYLERSGYRVLLASDGVEALDLLAIRDVDIVVSDVLMPRMDGRELVRRVRADGAWTPIILLTQVDASYERVSALDDGADDYLSKPFDPAELASRIRAVLRRTQGSTQPLTSAPRLVAGDLVLERASRRVTLAGRELSLTPKATMLLDYLMSHPGELHTREALLAALWGIDFAASTRAVDHRVREIRKVLGDAAAQPTYVETVPSVGYRFRARVHA is encoded by the coding sequence ATGTCAGCGCCCACCCCTGTCCCGTCCGCTCCACAGTCGGTTGCGTCCGCGACTTCTGCGGCCCCCACGGCCCCCACGGCCACCGTCCTGCTCGTGGACGACGAGTCAGCCATCCGCCGCTCGCTGGGTCCCTACCTGGAGCGCAGCGGCTACCGGGTGCTTCTGGCCTCTGACGGTGTGGAGGCGCTGGACCTTCTTGCGATCCGCGACGTCGATATTGTGGTCTCCGACGTCCTCATGCCCCGTATGGACGGTCGTGAGCTTGTCCGCCGGGTCCGGGCGGATGGGGCCTGGACCCCGATCATCCTCCTGACCCAGGTGGACGCCTCCTACGAGCGGGTCTCCGCGCTGGACGACGGTGCCGACGACTATCTGTCCAAGCCTTTCGACCCGGCCGAGCTGGCCTCGCGCATTCGGGCGGTGCTGCGCCGCACCCAGGGGAGCACCCAGCCGCTGACCTCCGCACCGCGCCTGGTGGCCGGGGACCTGGTGCTGGAGCGCGCCTCCCGGCGGGTGACGCTCGCGGGCAGGGAGCTGTCGCTGACCCCCAAGGCGACCATGCTCCTGGACTACCTCATGAGTCACCCCGGTGAGCTGCACACGCGTGAGGCCTTGCTGGCGGCCCTGTGGGGGATCGACTTCGCCGCCTCGACGCGGGCGGTGGACCACCGTGTCCGCGAGATCCGTAAGGTCCTGGGGGACGCGGCCGCGCAGCCCACCTACGTCGAGACCGTGCCCTCGGTGGGGTACCGGTTCCGCGCCAGGGTCCACGCGTGA
- a CDS encoding ABC-2 transporter permease, with translation MAATQPPRGRDQVTARGRAPVGAGEGSRLGGLLRIVRLDWVHVRRRGWAAVVVSLLVFLALPALPAFSDGSMVGAAHAGYAGAGFSLVSASWMSGRRYHLDGLCAALGVRRGEVVAARYLVLLAFLAVAVPVSFLATTVAAGATDPDLRVWLQWVVVTFFMVVAFSCLPPVWVSLGRSSLGAVLLAWVACVVGCVLVLAGLSALVAWAGASWPLLDPDSASLLAVVACAAAVVGVAVLAGSWRFTLRAYARQDL, from the coding sequence GTGGCTGCTACGCAGCCGCCTCGTGGGCGGGACCAGGTGACCGCCCGTGGGCGGGCTCCGGTGGGTGCCGGTGAGGGCAGCCGCCTGGGCGGCCTGCTCAGGATCGTCAGGCTGGACTGGGTCCACGTGAGGCGGCGTGGCTGGGCGGCCGTGGTGGTCTCGTTACTGGTCTTCCTGGCGCTGCCCGCCCTTCCTGCCTTCAGTGACGGGAGCATGGTGGGTGCCGCCCACGCGGGGTACGCAGGGGCGGGCTTCTCACTCGTCTCCGCCTCGTGGATGTCAGGCCGCAGGTACCACCTGGACGGACTGTGCGCTGCCCTGGGGGTGCGGCGCGGTGAGGTGGTTGCTGCCCGCTACCTGGTGCTGCTCGCCTTCCTCGCGGTGGCCGTCCCGGTCTCCTTCCTTGCCACCACCGTGGCTGCCGGTGCCACGGACCCCGACCTACGGGTCTGGCTGCAGTGGGTGGTGGTCACCTTCTTTATGGTGGTGGCCTTCAGCTGCCTGCCGCCAGTGTGGGTGTCGCTGGGTCGGTCCAGCCTGGGCGCTGTGCTGCTGGCCTGGGTGGCCTGCGTGGTGGGCTGCGTCCTGGTCCTGGCCGGGCTGAGTGCCCTCGTGGCCTGGGCGGGTGCCTCGTGGCCGCTCCTGGACCCGGACTCTGCCTCCCTCCTGGCGGTGGTGGCCTGCGCCGCAGCAGTGGTTGGGGTGGCGGTGTTGGCTGGGTCCTGGCGCTTCACGCTGCGGGCGTACGCGCGTCAGGACCTCTAG
- a CDS encoding ABC transporter ATP-binding protein produces MNPIEVTHLTKHYPGFSLDDVTFSVPQGYVTGFVGANGSGKTTTIKAVLGMALPDSGTAACLPHERVGVVFDTVPYHAEWRVMDVESALAPFYPTWDREVFAREVAAARLHPQRKVKELSRGMGTRLQVAAALAHDPDLLILDEPTAGLDPLARTEVADALAQYMTTSSHTVLFSTHITTDLERLADYLVVLNQGRVAASGTTQDVLASFRVVRGTPEHLTGAVRQVSLGVRSTSLGWEALMPTSQAQALADRAVVETPSIEELAVYIAKEGGSRG; encoded by the coding sequence GTGAACCCCATTGAGGTCACTCACTTGACCAAGCACTACCCAGGCTTCAGCCTGGACGACGTCACCTTCTCGGTGCCGCAGGGGTACGTCACCGGGTTTGTCGGCGCCAACGGCTCGGGCAAGACCACGACGATCAAGGCCGTCCTGGGCATGGCCCTCCCGGACTCCGGCACGGCTGCCTGCCTGCCGCACGAGCGCGTCGGTGTCGTCTTCGACACCGTGCCCTACCACGCTGAGTGGCGGGTGATGGATGTCGAGAGCGCCCTGGCGCCCTTCTACCCCACCTGGGACCGTGAGGTCTTCGCCCGTGAGGTGGCTGCCGCCCGGCTGCACCCGCAGCGCAAGGTCAAGGAGCTCAGCCGCGGCATGGGCACGCGCCTCCAGGTCGCCGCAGCCCTGGCCCACGACCCCGACCTGCTCATCCTCGACGAGCCCACCGCCGGCCTGGACCCCCTGGCCCGCACGGAGGTGGCCGACGCGCTGGCGCAGTACATGACGACCAGCAGCCACACGGTTCTTTTCTCCACCCACATCACCACTGACCTTGAGCGCCTGGCCGACTACCTGGTGGTCCTCAACCAGGGCCGGGTGGCAGCCAGCGGGACGACGCAGGACGTCCTCGCCTCCTTCCGGGTGGTGCGCGGCACTCCTGAGCACCTCACCGGTGCCGTGCGGCAGGTGAGCCTGGGCGTGCGCAGCACGTCGCTGGGCTGGGAGGCCCTCATGCCCACCAGCCAGGCCCAGGCCCTGGCTGACCGGGCGGTCGTCGAGACGCCCAGTATTGAGGAGCTTGCCGTCTACATCGCCAAGGAGGGAGGCAGCCGTGGCTGA
- a CDS encoding GntR family transcriptional regulator: MPLTVVLSNTAGVPIYEQIAQQVRDAILTGRVEADEALPSIRALARDLRVSVITTTRAYSDLVAEGFLANVPGKGYFALPRNSELVHEQVLREVEEHLDRAVERARLVGLSSEELHTMLDTVMTTSQSPGGEPGENTKESQ, encoded by the coding sequence ATGCCGCTGACGGTTGTCCTGTCGAACACGGCGGGAGTCCCCATCTACGAGCAGATCGCCCAGCAGGTGCGTGACGCGATCCTGACCGGGCGGGTCGAGGCTGACGAGGCCCTGCCCTCCATCCGGGCGCTGGCCCGGGACCTGCGCGTCAGTGTCATCACCACCACGCGGGCCTACTCCGACCTGGTGGCTGAGGGCTTCCTCGCCAACGTCCCCGGCAAGGGGTACTTCGCCCTGCCCCGCAACTCCGAGCTCGTGCACGAGCAGGTCCTGCGGGAGGTGGAGGAGCACCTCGACCGCGCGGTCGAGCGGGCCCGCCTGGTCGGGCTCAGCAGCGAGGAGCTGCACACCATGCTCGACACCGTCATGACGACGTCCCAGAGCCCCGGCGGGGAGCCGGGCGAGAACACGAAGGAGAGTCAGTGA
- the tmk gene encoding dTMP kinase: MFISFEGADGVGKTTQLTLLADALTAAGVEVVVTREPGGTELGSDVRRLLLHGGHVDPRAEALLYAADRAHHVATLVRPALECGAVVLTDRYLDSSVAYQGAARSLGPHELRDLSLWATSGLLPDLTILLDADPDLASRRAQDRGEADRMEREGAGFRAALREQFLALAASEPERFTIVNAARSVDEVAEDVTSVVWGLLSSTGRASGDGAA; the protein is encoded by the coding sequence CTGTTCATCTCCTTTGAGGGGGCCGACGGCGTCGGCAAGACCACCCAGCTGACGCTCCTGGCCGACGCCCTGACCGCAGCGGGGGTCGAGGTCGTCGTCACCCGGGAGCCGGGCGGCACCGAGCTCGGCTCCGACGTGCGCCGCCTCCTCCTGCACGGAGGCCACGTCGACCCGCGTGCGGAGGCCCTCCTCTACGCTGCGGACCGTGCCCACCACGTCGCCACGCTCGTGCGCCCCGCGCTGGAGTGCGGTGCCGTGGTGCTCACCGACCGCTACCTCGACTCCTCCGTGGCCTACCAGGGGGCGGCCCGCAGCCTAGGTCCCCACGAGCTGCGCGACCTGTCCTTGTGGGCCACCAGCGGGCTCCTGCCGGACCTGACGATCCTGCTCGACGCCGATCCCGACCTGGCCTCCCGCCGTGCGCAGGACCGTGGGGAGGCTGACCGCATGGAGCGTGAGGGGGCGGGATTCCGTGCCGCGCTGCGGGAGCAGTTCCTTGCCCTGGCCGCCTCTGAGCCCGAGCGCTTCACCATTGTCAACGCCGCCCGCAGCGTGGACGAGGTCGCCGAGGACGTCACCTCCGTCGTGTGGGGGCTCCTGTCCTCCACCGGTCGGGCCAGCGGGGACGGGGCCGCATGA
- a CDS encoding sensor histidine kinase, with product MRGALSAPAPEDARAAAAVPGASSTSEPPGAPGASEVTGRAASSRRPRLGAWTLAVLVVVVATGAASLTVPRTTITLTATLPLVVLETGAALLALALVVVLVRRRLRVAGERARRQAQEEAWAQHQQFLRRLDHELKNPLTAVRAAVADLPRTSPADLPARADVVDAQARRMGRLVADLRKLADLETAPLVLEDVDLAETVQDAVQAVAEEAASRNQVVHMRLDLPQVPWPLPHVRGDGDLLYSAIYNVVSNAAKYTLPGGVVEVRGREEAGTVVVEVADTGIGVPTADLPVVWSELGRAGNARGLPGSGLGLSLVATILRRHGGRARMTSRQGMGTRVWLSLPVAGPSVAGLRQRRDDNAITSP from the coding sequence GTGAGGGGCGCCCTGTCCGCGCCTGCGCCTGAGGATGCTCGGGCGGCTGCTGCCGTGCCGGGGGCGTCGAGCACGTCGGAGCCGCCGGGCGCGCCAGGTGCGTCCGAGGTCACGGGTCGGGCCGCCTCCTCGCGCAGACCCAGGCTCGGGGCCTGGACCCTGGCTGTGCTCGTCGTGGTCGTGGCGACGGGGGCCGCGTCCCTGACCGTTCCGCGCACCACCATCACCCTGACTGCGACGCTGCCACTGGTCGTGCTTGAGACGGGCGCGGCCCTGCTGGCCCTGGCCCTGGTCGTGGTCCTGGTGCGCCGACGCCTGCGCGTCGCCGGTGAGCGTGCACGGCGTCAGGCCCAGGAGGAGGCCTGGGCGCAGCACCAGCAGTTCCTGCGGCGCCTGGACCACGAGCTGAAGAACCCCCTGACCGCCGTGCGGGCGGCCGTGGCTGACCTCCCTCGGACCTCTCCCGCCGACCTGCCCGCCCGGGCTGACGTTGTAGACGCCCAGGCCCGCCGCATGGGGCGCCTTGTGGCAGATCTGCGCAAGCTGGCGGACCTGGAGACCGCGCCCCTGGTCCTGGAGGACGTGGACCTGGCGGAGACCGTCCAGGACGCTGTCCAGGCTGTCGCCGAGGAGGCTGCCTCCAGGAACCAGGTGGTCCACATGCGTCTGGACCTGCCCCAGGTGCCCTGGCCCCTGCCCCACGTGCGTGGCGACGGTGACCTGCTCTACTCCGCGATCTACAACGTGGTGTCCAACGCCGCGAAGTACACCCTCCCGGGAGGTGTTGTCGAGGTCCGAGGCCGGGAGGAGGCGGGCACGGTGGTGGTCGAGGTGGCTGACACCGGTATCGGTGTGCCCACAGCAGACCTGCCCGTGGTGTGGAGCGAGCTGGGACGTGCGGGCAACGCCCGCGGCCTGCCCGGCTCCGGGCTGGGCCTGTCGCTGGTGGCCACGATCCTGCGTCGTCACGGTGGCCGGGCGAGGATGACCTCCCGGCAGGGCATGGGCACACGGGTGTGGCTGTCCCTCCCGGTGGCGGGGCCGTCTGTCGCAGGACTGCGACAGCGCAGAGACGACAACGCGATAACGAGCCCATAG
- a CDS encoding ABC-2 transporter permease, with product MAEARQARGAVRGSTAMSTVMAAVRLDLRLVPTWYLPLVGVVYLLWVCAGWLARLLGEGTFSSDQSPVTNPVVWCAVLVVAVPSVQVWTASADRMRLLHGMLPLSRRDILRARYTQLLVSLVVLLVVIVGAQSASVGLGVQGWGGALGVWVLVALALVAVPPLVLMYGTGETGQWVLRGFMVVWLGFWAGVAGVVEESGQPLVASPEGLVGLAALVTVLGAVGLYGSWCLSLRLSSRQDL from the coding sequence GTGGCTGAGGCGAGACAGGCTCGTGGCGCGGTGCGCGGCAGCACCGCCATGAGCACGGTCATGGCGGCGGTCCGCCTTGACCTGCGCCTGGTGCCGACGTGGTACCTGCCTCTGGTAGGGGTGGTGTACCTGCTGTGGGTGTGTGCTGGCTGGCTGGCCCGGCTCCTTGGGGAGGGGACTTTTTCTTCTGACCAGAGCCCGGTGACGAACCCGGTGGTGTGGTGTGCGGTGCTGGTCGTTGCTGTACCAAGCGTCCAGGTATGGACTGCCAGCGCCGACCGGATGAGGCTGCTGCACGGCATGCTGCCGCTGAGTCGGCGCGACATCCTGCGGGCGCGTTACACGCAGCTCCTGGTGTCCTTGGTGGTGCTGCTCGTCGTCATCGTGGGTGCGCAGTCCGCCAGCGTCGGTCTGGGCGTCCAGGGGTGGGGCGGTGCCCTCGGGGTGTGGGTGCTGGTGGCGCTGGCGCTGGTGGCTGTCCCCCCGCTGGTCCTTATGTACGGTACCGGTGAGACCGGGCAGTGGGTGCTCCGAGGTTTCATGGTGGTCTGGCTCGGGTTCTGGGCTGGGGTTGCTGGTGTGGTGGAGGAGAGCGGCCAGCCGCTGGTGGCCTCGCCGGAGGGACTTGTGGGACTGGCGGCCCTGGTCACGGTGCTCGGTGCCGTGGGGCTCTACGGGTCGTGGTGCCTGAGCCTGCGTCTGAGCTCCCGTCAGGACCTGTGA
- a CDS encoding helix-turn-helix transcriptional regulator, protein MDIREEIKRFLTTRRARVTPQMAGLPAAGGNRRVPGLRREEVALLAGMSVDYYTRLERGNLSGASREVLDALSQALLLDDAETQHLHDLARSASPGGRVRRHRTCRTSVSVRPEVQWILDSMSMPAAVYDTTGTYLATNIMARALYSPMFVDPAPGLADRGRGSTRPSMPRFMFLDERSRSFFPRWEQGAEDLVAMLRLAAGSDPGNPRLTALVGELSTRSREFSTMWARHDVRYVCRADKLVHHPVVGEMHLVYEPTAMTSSPGLTMAVYGVEPGSDSAQAMRLLASWAASEFASPAQSAKDTHIAD, encoded by the coding sequence ATGGACATCCGCGAGGAGATCAAGAGGTTCCTCACCACGCGCCGCGCCAGGGTGACACCACAGATGGCAGGGCTGCCTGCCGCAGGCGGCAACCGCCGGGTACCGGGGCTCCGTCGTGAGGAGGTGGCTCTTCTGGCCGGCATGAGCGTGGACTACTACACCCGCCTGGAGCGCGGGAACCTGTCGGGCGCCTCCCGGGAGGTCCTGGACGCCCTGAGCCAGGCGCTCCTCCTGGACGACGCGGAGACCCAGCACCTGCACGACCTGGCTCGTTCTGCCAGCCCCGGCGGACGGGTACGGCGCCACAGGACGTGCCGTACCTCGGTCAGCGTGCGCCCCGAGGTCCAGTGGATCCTGGACTCCATGTCGATGCCAGCGGCTGTCTACGACACCACCGGCACCTACCTGGCTACCAACATCATGGCCCGGGCACTCTACTCCCCGATGTTTGTCGATCCCGCACCCGGGCTGGCCGACAGAGGCAGGGGCAGCACGAGGCCGAGCATGCCCCGGTTCATGTTCCTGGACGAGCGGTCGCGCTCCTTCTTCCCCCGCTGGGAGCAGGGCGCTGAGGACCTGGTAGCCATGCTGCGGCTGGCAGCAGGATCGGACCCCGGCAACCCCAGGCTGACCGCGCTCGTCGGCGAGCTGTCCACCCGCAGCCGCGAGTTCTCCACCATGTGGGCACGCCACGACGTGCGCTACGTGTGCCGGGCGGACAAGCTGGTGCACCACCCGGTGGTCGGTGAGATGCACCTGGTCTACGAGCCCACCGCGATGACCAGCAGCCCAGGCCTGACCATGGCCGTCTACGGGGTGGAGCCCGGCAGCGACAGCGCCCAGGCCATGCGGCTGCTGGCCTCCTGGGCCGCCAGCGAGTTCGCCTCTCCCGCGCAGTCGGCCAAGGACACGCACATAGCCGACTAG